A stretch of the Manis pentadactyla isolate mManPen7 chromosome 16, mManPen7.hap1, whole genome shotgun sequence genome encodes the following:
- the LOC118924159 gene encoding olfactory receptor 14J1-like: MENGTTMSGFLLMGFSDNHELQILHALLFLMMYLLALAGNLIIITITTLDQHLQSPMYYFLKHLSLLDITFISVTVPQSIHNSLLDNGYISHSQCILQVFFFTSLAWAEVAILTVMSYDRYVAICLPLHYEVTMGPGTCKWAVMVVWLSGSISGVLYTTATFSITFCRAKIIHQFFCDVPQLLKLSCSNDYVGVVGVASFMSVMAFICFLSIVLSYIHIFSTVLKIPSAEGRSKAFSTCMPHLFVVSFFLSTGIFEFLKPTSDSPSAFDLMISIFYTVVPPALNPVIYSLRNEAMKRALRKLLLGGEFIRKKKFLPCC; encoded by the coding sequence ATGGAAAATGGAACCACAATGAGTGGGTTCCTCCTCATGGGATTTTCTGATAATCATGAGCTGCAGATCTTACATGCTTTGCTTTTCTTGATGATGTACCTATTAGCCTTGGCAGGTAACCTCATCATTATCACTATCACAACGCTGGACCAACATCTCCAATCCCCCATGTATTACTTTTTGAAACACCTTTCCCTTCTGGACATCACCTTCATTTCTGTCACGGTCCCTCAGTCCATTCACAATTCTCTGTTGGACAATGGCTATATTTCCCACAGTCAGTGCATACTTCAGGTTTTCTTCTTCACATCTTTGGCCTGGGCTGAGGTGGCCATTCTCACAGTGATGtcttatgaccgctatgtggccatttgcCTCCCACTGCACTATGAGGTCACCATGGGTCCAGGAACCTGTAAGTGGGCTGTGATGGTTGTTTGGCTAAGTGGAAGCATCTCTGGAGTCTTGTACACAACTGCCACATTTTCTATCACATTCTGTAGGGCCAAAATCATCCACCAGTTCTTCTGTGATGTCCCTCAGTTGTTGAAGCTCTCCTGCTCCAATGATTATGTTGGAGTGGTTGGAGTGGCTTCTTTCATGTCTGTGATGGCATTCATCTGTTTCCTTTCCATTGTCCTCTCTTATATCCACATCTTTTCCACAGTTCTAAAAATACCCTCTGCTGAGGGCCGCtccaaagccttctccacctgcatGCCTCATCTCTTTGTTGTATCATTTTTTCTCTCCACAGGCATTTTTGAGTTTCTAAAACCAACTTCAGATTCTCCAAGTGCTTTTGACCTTATGATATCTATCTTTTATACAGTAGTGCCTCCAGCACTCAACCCTGTTATTTACAGCTTGAGGAATGAGGCCATGAAGAGAGCTTTAAGAAAGTTACTGTTGGGTGGAGAATTCATAAGGAAAAAGAAGTTTTTGCCCTGTTGCTGA